The Lycium barbarum isolate Lr01 chromosome 10, ASM1917538v2, whole genome shotgun sequence genome includes a region encoding these proteins:
- the LOC132614121 gene encoding lignin-forming anionic peroxidase-like: MSTSSNSFAAIAAMFSLLLLSSMQCDAQLSSTFYDRTCPNALTTIRTSVRQAVSRERRMAASLIRLHFHDCFVQGCDASILLDETPTIVSEKTALPNLGSARGYGIVEDAKRELEKACPGIVSCADILAVAARDASTLVGGPSWTVKLGRRDSTTASHTLAETDLPGPFDPLDRLISGFANKGLSTRDMVALSGAHSIGQAQCFLFRDRIYSNGTDIDAGFASTRRRQCPQEDQNGNLAPLDLVTPNQLDNNYFKNLRQRKGLLQSDQVLLSGGSTDDIVSEYSNSPRAFASDFAAAMIRMGDISPLTGQNGIIRTVCGSLN; the protein is encoded by the exons ATGAGTACTTCAAGCAACTCATTTGCAGCCATTGCTGCTATGTTTTCTCTTCTTCTACTCTCCAGCATGCAGTGTGATGCACAACTTTCTTCCACATTCTATGACCGCACTTGCCCTAATGCTCTCACCACGATTCGTACAAGTGTTAGACAAGCAGTGTCACGTGAACGTCGCATGGCTGCATCCCTCATTCGTCTTCATTTTCATGATTGCTTTGTTCAG GGTTGTGATGCTTCTATCTTACTTGATGAGACCCCTACGATTGTTAGTGAGAAGACAGCCTTGCCAAATCTTGGGTCAGCTAGAGGCTATGGTATTGTAGAAGATGCAAAAAGAGAGCTTGAGAAAGCATGTCCAGGAATTGTATCATGTGCAGACATACTTGCAGTTGCTGCTAGAGATGCATCTACTCTC GTTGGAGGTCCGTCATGGACAGTGAAACTCGGAAGAAGAGATTCAACCACTGCAAGTCATACTCTTGCAGAAACTGATCTCCCCGGGCCTTTTGATCCTCTTGATAGGCTTATTTCTGGCTTCGCCAACAAGGGCCTTAGCACAAGGGACATGGTTGCTTTATCAG GAGCACATTCAATTGGGCAAGCACAATGCTTCCTTTTCCGTGATAGGATTTATAGCAATGGAACAGATATTGATGCTGGATTTGCTAGCACTAGAAGACGTCAGTGCCCTCAAGAAGACCAAAATGGAAACCTAGCTCCACTTGATTTGGTTACACCTAATCAATTGGATAACAACTACTTCAAGAACTTGAGACAAAGAAAAGGTCTTCTTCAATCAGATCAAGTACTTTTGAGTGGTGGATCCACCGATGATATTGTTTCTGAATATAGCAATAGCCCTCGAGCATTTGCCTCTGATTTTGCTGCTGCCATGATTAGAATGGGAGATATCAGCCCATTAACTGGTCAAAATGGGATCATAAGAACTGTCTGTGGCTCCCTAAATTAA